From the genome of Halostella limicola, one region includes:
- a CDS encoding redoxin domain-containing protein codes for MLSTGDSAPVFSATKGTSDHEDFDLGDHIGDGPVVLAFFPGAFTPPCTNEMVAMQERIDDFEGAGATVFGVSADSPFSQGAFREEHGIEFDLVSDMSGEAIREYDLETDIPDLGLFGIANRAVYVLDDEGTVAYSWVADDPTNEPPYDELVETVEAA; via the coding sequence ATGCTGTCCACCGGAGATTCCGCACCAGTGTTCTCGGCGACGAAGGGGACGAGCGACCACGAGGATTTCGACCTCGGCGACCACATCGGCGACGGACCGGTCGTCCTCGCGTTCTTCCCGGGGGCGTTCACGCCGCCGTGTACGAACGAGATGGTCGCCATGCAGGAGCGCATCGACGACTTCGAGGGCGCCGGCGCGACCGTGTTCGGCGTGAGCGCCGATTCGCCGTTCTCGCAGGGGGCGTTCCGCGAGGAGCACGGTATCGAGTTCGATCTCGTCAGCGACATGAGCGGCGAGGCGATCCGGGAGTACGACCTCGAGACAGACATCCCAGACCTCGGCCTGTTCGGGATCGCGAACCGCGCCGTGTACGTCCTCGACGACGAGGGGACGGTCGCGTACTCCTGGGTCGCCGACGACCCGACGAACGAGCCCCCGTACGACGAACTGGTGGAGACAGTGGAGGCGGCGTAG
- a CDS encoding DUF2249 domain-containing protein, with the protein MTLDLRDRPRADRSEQVFDLLDDVDGGDSVDIVGPRRTELYLQWYQIKRGRQLDWRTTRADDALEVSVTKAEPFGDGERSEFDVREMPPQRRHEVLLDTFDALDPEEGFVLVNDHDPKPLYHELRSTRGDVIDWEYLSEGSNEWRVEIVKTGASDPADDGVVTKFDVREIPKPERHPTIHHRYGMIPDGGTMEIVAPHEPRPLYGEFRERYGESFSWDVIEDEPGRCRVQITKAEDAETGSGDDSAAAQSLEVTAEIDVRDLPPARRHEKIFEEYEGLRSGEAFVLVNDHDPKPLYHQFEAEAGDEFRWEYRLKDPGKFRVLIGKADASGTETTTNETPNAPF; encoded by the coding sequence ATGACGCTCGATCTCCGCGACCGGCCGCGAGCGGACCGCAGCGAACAGGTGTTCGATCTGCTTGACGACGTCGACGGCGGCGACTCGGTGGACATCGTCGGTCCTCGGCGGACGGAGCTGTATCTGCAGTGGTACCAGATCAAACGCGGCCGCCAGTTAGACTGGCGGACGACCAGGGCGGACGACGCGCTGGAGGTCAGCGTCACGAAAGCGGAACCGTTCGGCGACGGGGAGCGAAGCGAGTTCGACGTCCGCGAGATGCCGCCCCAGCGCCGCCACGAGGTCCTCCTAGACACGTTCGACGCCCTCGACCCGGAGGAGGGGTTCGTCCTGGTGAACGACCACGACCCCAAACCGCTGTATCACGAGCTGCGGTCGACCCGCGGCGACGTGATCGACTGGGAGTACCTGAGCGAGGGCTCCAACGAGTGGCGGGTAGAGATCGTCAAGACCGGGGCGTCGGACCCGGCTGACGACGGAGTCGTCACGAAGTTCGACGTCCGCGAGATCCCGAAGCCTGAGCGCCACCCGACGATCCACCACCGGTACGGGATGATCCCGGACGGAGGGACGATGGAGATCGTCGCGCCGCACGAACCGCGCCCCCTGTACGGCGAGTTCCGGGAACGGTACGGCGAGTCGTTCTCGTGGGACGTGATCGAGGACGAGCCCGGCCGCTGTCGCGTGCAGATCACCAAAGCGGAGGACGCCGAGACGGGGAGCGGAGACGACTCGGCGGCGGCACAGTCGCTGGAGGTGACGGCGGAGATAGACGTCCGCGATCTCCCGCCCGCTCGACGCCACGAGAAGATATTCGAGGAGTACGAGGGGCTCCGGTCGGGCGAGGCGTTCGTCCTCGTGAACGACCACGACCCGAAGCCGCTCTACCACCAGTTCGAGGCCGAGGCCGGGGACGAGTTCAGGTGGGAGTACCG